A stretch of the Nakaseomyces glabratus chromosome L, complete sequence genome encodes the following:
- the IES6 gene encoding Ies6p (CAGL0L01199g~Ortholog(s) have role in ATP-dependent chromatin remodeling, positive regulation of cellular response to phosphate starvation, regulation of chromosome segregation, regulation of nucleosome density and Ino80 complex, cytoplasm localization), which produces MEVDRIEVLKEVFAQNVQAASLGFKRQHQKRVGKGRHKSCKQLLSDEQKRINNECLNNGKVPKVTYFNVEAPPSLKPAKKYCDITGLKANYRSPTNNIRYHNAEIYQLVVKPMAAGVDQEYLKLRGANFVLK; this is translated from the coding sequence aTGGAAGTCGATCGCATTGAAGTTTTGAAGGAGGTTTTTGCTCAAAATGTACAAGCGGCTTCACTCGGTTTCAAAAGACAACATCAGAAGAGGGTAGGAAAAGGAAGACATAAGTCTTGTAAACAATTACTCTCAGATGAACAGAAGCGTATAAATAATGAGTGCTTAAATAATGGTAAAGTGCCGAAGGTCACCTATTTTAATGTTGAAGCTCCACCTTCATTGAAGCCGGCCAAGAAGTACTGCGATATCACGGGATTAAAGGCTAACTACAGGTCACCAACAAACAATATAAGGTATCATAACGCTGAAATTTACCAACTGGTTGTAAAGCCCATGGCAGCAGGTGTGGATCAAGAGTACCTAAAACTTAGAGGTGCCAACTTTGTTCTTAAATGA
- the GTA1 gene encoding Gta1p (CAGL0L01221g~Ortholog(s) have cell periphery, endoplasmic reticulum, ribosome localization) encodes MFHLFVAFLAFSWLLYRLVRFITIPVSSIVVTLGVKTPPTTKVSIDKITSDSITIHWENEPLNQDSKEVNTDSGNGYTNEYSICHYILYLNNKQIAVFHNSPNALYTCCAITGLEHGMEYQLDFVSVNKLGYVNKLPSIYCKTDAITGNGIDKTDIIHNNEFNDQMDNSQKTTRWRRNTLVKKLTSTFSGDSSQSKISTDNYGLSVNGFNAGSNLQSYTSLTTLKDLENYTIDDLKKILVCSQEDLHDVLAQEKSISEDFQESQVQLQMELDNLKTSWSHEMNLRKSLKSSIKSLENSKLLTDTKSEKVKKKINELRFKISRMEKDMKEWEKENSLYHTADLGGKYDTMIKEIGDTEMQLLQQVQNLQSEIQIGEANYKDIVSRKPILTKVKSKVGKETINSLSSDKQENALPIIRDLEFLLTDTSKLYQHNSKLASLSNDSKIMKFIKTQKSMDQKKDSKWKAKFEKIQTTIKELEGKLTEMESQKQGNNLNDEGNVYKISSSDNIQNYQNILAQNYQNISMNQNDTPQLLPNSKLSDGLEQVNSNGLSNDSPVLSNDIDMANQTPLILHHPASYNGLNPPINFQVMSPPNQVAYMNQETRQFSSGSNAVGSVMSAGAQSNHTNNSVWNNSYPYENADNNLEYENTNHLLTGLEDMIHDEADYPESISNYSNVFTVDQLDNYWNKKRSIPLKSNAAHSTNTGVSNIHAAAEMLSPQASALSQSSQVDNKLGTSYSQDRIPLSSSPLGPYTHAHSSSLGVPQSHTQHLLSSSLNNSVLGKYQDQFGFQQGSNYYGNSRPLASNINGLSNGLPSPHQNENETGPVSFNFLPNYAHNDDILVNQVHLNNSFGVNDIGQHNINEEAFQNSRMVDNASNIWNTIQLDNDDPKSVSNMESKESSSTIHEPTTPKAHKRNQSNSSIASWTRLSWKSLTTSNPTSPQRGSIHEPALEEEDQRPNSQGHANGQERPTNGRKMSRLLSRSTMNNLFKKSTHDS; translated from the coding sequence ATGTTTCATTTATTTGTGGCATTTTTGGCTTTTAGTTGGCTGCTGTATAGACTTGTACGTTTCATTACAATACCAGTCTCTAGCATTGTGGTAACGCTAGGTGTGAAAACTCCACCAACGACCAAAGTTTCAATAGATAAGATTACTAGTGACAGTATAACTATACACTGGGAAAATGAGCCACTAAATCAGGATTCTAAAGAAGTGAATACCGATTCTGGAAATGGGTATACCAACGAATATTCGATTTGccattatattttatacctgaataataaacaaattGCGGTGTTTCATAACAGTCCTAACGCATTGTACACATGTTGTGCAATTACTGGATTGGAACACGGCATGGAATATCAGCTAGATTTTGTTTCTGTGAATAAGTTGGGATATGTTAACAAGTTGCCCTCTATTTATTGTAAAACAGACGCTATTACTGGAAATGGCATTGATAAAACAGACATCATACATAATAATGAATTTAATGATCAAATGGATAATTCACAAAAAACCACTAGGTGGAGGAGAAATACTTTGGTGAAAAAGCTCACATCCACGTTTTCTGGAGACTCCTCACAATCCAAAATAAGTACAGATAATTATGGTTTGAGTGTAAATGGTTTTAATGCCGGCTCCAATTTGCAATCATATACTAGTTTGACGACACTGAAAGACTTGGAAAACTATACCATTgatgatttgaaaaagatattGGTCTGCTCCCAAGAAGACCTGCATGATGTCCTTGCACAAGAGAAGTCAATCTCTGAGGATTTTCAGGAATCACAAGTTCAATTACAAATGGAATTAGATAATTTGAAAACTAGTTGGTCTCATGAAATGAATCTAAGGAAGTCACTGAAATCATCAATCAAATCTCTAGAAAACTCTAAACTATTAACAGATACCAAATCAGAAAAggtaaagaaaaaaattaacgAATTAAGGTTCAAAATATCCAGGATGGAAAAGGATATGAAAGAAtgggaaaaagaaaattctTTGTACCATACTGCAGATCTGGGAGGTAAATATGACACAATGATCAAAGAGATTGGAGATACAGAAATGCAACTGCTGCAACAAGTTCAAAATCTGCAATCCGAGATACAAATTGGAGAAGCTAATTATAAAGATATAGTGTCACGGAAGCCCATTTTAACTAAGGTAAAATCCAAAGTTGGGAAAGAAACAATTAATTCGCTGAGTAGCGATAAACAGGAAAATGCATTACCTATTATTAGGGATCTGGAATTCCTTCTCACCGATACTAGCAAATTATATCAGCATAACAGTAAACTGGCATCTTTAAGTAATGACTctaaaataatgaaattcaTTAAAACGCAAAAATCCATGgatcaaaagaaagattCAAAATGGAAAGCGAAATTTGagaaaatacaaacaaCCATTAAAGAACTAGAAGGAAAGTTGACTGAAATGGAAAGTCAAAAACAAGGAAATAATTTGAATGATGAAGGCAATGTTTATAAAATTTCCTCCTCtgataatattcaaaattatcaaaatatacTAGCTCAaaattaccaaaatatatctATGAATCAGAACGATACGCCTCAACTACTACCAAATAGCAAACTAAGTGATGGATTAGAGCAAGTCAACTCAAATGGACTGTCAAATGATAGTCCAGTTTTAAGTAATGATATTGACATGGCAAACCAAACTCCCCTAATTCTGCACCATCCTGCCTCATATAATGGTTTAAACCCTCCAATAAATTTTCAAGTGATGTCTCCACCCAATCAGGTAGCTTATATGAATCAAGAGACTAGGCAATTTAGTTCCGGGAGCAATGCAGTTGGTTCAGTAATGTCAGCTGGTGCCCAGAGCAATCATACTAATAATTCAGTTTGGAACAATAGCTATCCCTATGAGAATGCTGACAACAACCTTGAATATGAGAATACCAACCACTTACTGACAGGACTTGAAGATATGATTCATGATGAAGCAGACTATCCAGAAAGTATTAGTAATTACTCAAATGTATTCACAGTTGATCAATTAGATAATTACTGGAATAAAAAGAGAAGTATACCACTAAAGAGCAATGCTGCACATTCAACTAACACAGGGGTAAGTAATATACATGCAGCAGCTGAGATGTTATCTCCCCAGGCTAGTGCCCTCTCACAATCATCACAAGTAGATAACAAACTGGGAACTTCTTATTCACAAGATAGGATTCCACTATCTAGCTCGCCCTTGGGACCATATACCCACGCACATTCATCATCGTTGGGTGTTCCTCAATCGCATACTCAGCATTTGCTCTCTTCCTCATTAAATAACTCAGTACTTGGAAAATATCAAGACCAATTTGGCTTTCAGCAAGGCAGTAATTACTATGGTAATAGTAGGCCTCTCGCAAGTAATATTAATGGTTTAAGCAATGGCCTTCCGTCTCCTcatcaaaatgaaaatgaaacaGGGCCTGTATCGTTCAATTTTTTACCAAACTATGCCCACAATGATGACATTTTGGTAAATCAAGTACACTTGAATAATTCTTTTGGAGTTAATGATATTGGCCAGCATAatataaatgaagaagCTTTCCAAAACTCTAGAATGGTGGACAATGCTAGTAACATCTGGAACACAATTCAGCTCGATAATGACGATCCAAAATCTGTATCTAATATGGAAAGCAAAGAGAGTAGCAGCACAATTCATGAACCAACTACACCCAAAGCCCATAAGCGTAACCAAAGTAACAGTAGTATTGCATCCTGGACCAGACTGAGTTGGAAAAGCTTGACAACTTCTAATCCAACCTCTCCACAGAGAGGTAGTATTCATGAACCCgcacttgaagaagaggatcAACGCCCAAATAGCCAGGGCCACGCTAATGGCCAAGAAAGACCCACAAATGGCAGAAAAATGTCAAGACTATTGAGCAGATCCACTATGAATAATTTATTCAAGAAGTCTACACATGACAGTTGA
- the GDA1 gene encoding guanosine diphosphatase (CAGL0L01243g~Ortholog(s) have guanosine-diphosphatase activity, uridine-diphosphatase activity) — protein MNGLFRNYRFLMGAFALIMLILLIRSSNSIPNGSGISRPVTPNTNKPDSPQDFKTLPIDEPGYTDDKKTENNNPEVADAVKDAIKSSVSGDSAKTGKKPSGEVIGTGKTCTQEHQYVIMIDAGSTGSRVHVYEFDICSKPPILINETFEMLKPGLSSFDTDSIGAAKSLDPLLNIAMNVIPKHQRPCSPVAVKATAGLRMLGETKSQKILDAVKRHLEVDYPFPVVGGDGISIMSGELEGVYAWVTTNYLLGNIGASDRRPTSAIFDLGGGSTQIVFEPTFPPTEEMVEGEHKYVLDYGSEKYTLYQYSHLGYGLMQGRNKINSLLVSNAIKEGTIKQGDSQTEYVLSSPCLPPKVTAPVEKVKVGDSETYKVKFVGPKVAAGAQCRFLTDSILNKESSCKVPPCSFNGVHQPSLVRTFHESNDLYIFSYFYDRTRPLGMPLSFTLQELMELTRNVCNGEEVWDDVFANLGDSLNSLKKDPHFCQDLSFLGSLLHTGYDIPLQRELKTAQKLAGNEIGWCLGASLPLINSKDWKCRLDQKA, from the coding sequence ATGAATGGTTTGTTTAGGAACTACCGTTTCCTAATGGGTGCTTTTGCACTAATCATGTTGATCTTATTGATTAGATCATCAAACTCTATACCAAATGGTTCAGGTATTAGCAGGCCTGTTACCCCAAACACCAATAAGCCTGATAGTCCACAGGACTTCAAGACTCTACCGATTGATGAACCTGGTTACACGGATGATAAgaaaactgaaaataataacCCAGAAGTTGCAGATGCTGTGAAAGACGCTATCAAGTCATCAGTATCTGGCGATTCTGCAAAGACAGGTAAGAAGCCTTCGGGTGAAGTCATCGGTACTGGCAAAACTTGTACACAAGAGCATCAATATGTAATTATGATTGATGCCGGTTCTACTGGTTCTCGTGTCCATGTTTATGAGTTCGATATATGTTCTAAACCACCGATTTTAATAAATGAAACCTTTGAAATGTTGAAGCCTGGTTTGTCTTCTTTTGACACAGATTCTATTGGTGCTGCAAAGTCTTTAGATCCACTACTGAACATTGCCATGAATGTTATTCCAAAGCATCAAAGGCCTTGCTCCCCAGTAGCTGTGAAGGCTACTGCTGGTTTGAGAATGCTTGGTGAAACTAAGTCACAAAAGATTTTGGACGCGGTTAAGAGACATTTAGAGGTTGACTATCCATTCCCTGTAGTTGGTGGCGATGGTATCTCAATAATGAGCGGTGAATTAGAAGGTGTATATGCATGGGTTACAACAAACTATTTGCTTGGAAATATAGGTGCCTCTGATAGACGTCCAACGAGTGCTATTTTTGACCTTGGCGGTGGTTCTACTCAGATCGTCTTTGAACCAACTTTCCCACCAACTGAAGAGATGGTTGAGGGTGAGCATAAATATGTTTTGGATTACGGTTCTGAAAAGTACACGTTGTATCAATATTCACATTTAGGCTATGGTTTGATGCAAGGACGTAATAAGATAAATTCTCTACTAGTCTCTAATGCCATAAAGGAAGGTACTATTAAGCAAGGTGACTCTCAAACCGAGTATGTACTCAGCTCTCCATGTCTTCCACCAAAAGTTACAGCTCCGGTTGAGAAGGTTAAAGTCGGTGACTCTGAAACCTATAAAGTCAAATTTGTTGGCCCTAAGGTTGCTGCAGGTGCGCAATGTAGATTTTTGACTGATTCTATTTTGAACAAGGAGTCATCCTGTAAGGTTCCACCATGCTCATTCAATGGTGTTCATCAACCTTCTTTGGTGCGTACTTTCCATGAATCTAATGATCTATACATTTTCTCATATTTCTACGATAGAACAAGACCATTGGGTATGCCATTGTCTTTCACTCTACAAGAGCTTATGGAATTGACCAGAAACGTCTGTAATGGTGAAGAAGTGTGGGATGATGTTTTTGCCAATCTTGGCGATTCATTGAACTCATTGAAAAAGGATCCTCATTTCTGTCAAGACTTATCTTTCTTAGGTTCATTGCTACATACTGGTTATGACATTCCGTTGCAAAGAGAACTGAAAACTGCCCAGAAGCTAGCCGGTAACGAAATTGGTTGGTGTTTAGGTGCCTCTCTTCCTCTAATCAACTCCAAAGACTGGAAATGTAGACTTGATCAGAAGGCATAG